Proteins encoded within one genomic window of Ranitomeya variabilis isolate aRanVar5 chromosome 4, aRanVar5.hap1, whole genome shotgun sequence:
- the LOC143767512 gene encoding uncharacterized protein LOC143767512 isoform X3, whose amino-acid sequence MQMDRVQLEEILRLTLEILFQLTGEDYIVVKKTSIERCQSPDSSPHILKHESINGQKILELLNKMIELLTGEVPIRCQDITVYFSMEEWEYLKGHKDLYKDVMMEVPQSLTSPVLSSKRTTPERCPRPLLPQDCKQEDPNVPQDHQIFSNSFLCLFEPLRTTLTAERARLLHLTLEILSQLTGKDYTVVKKTSSERCQAPVSEGWGRTLSPITEPPPHLLIHEAINDQKILELMYEMIELLTGEVPIRCEDVTVYFSMEEWEYLEEHKDLYKDVMMEVLQILTSPVLYSKRTTPERCPHPLLPQDCKQENPDVPQNYQDEDLTHLNVIETCVIGDECCKEEITTYDYPDDCYRKSKGHQMSSDFKSEVANLKQHTYKEHGVIPDVPSTLHCKDILSEHFKPVLYVKEAKAYNRADNPQSAYIGTKPYSCLECGKSFNRKSYLLRHQRIHTGEKPYSCPKCEKHFHYKSSIIRHQLIHTGEKPFSCSEREKCCNSIANLFKHERIHSRLKPFSCSECDKCFNDKLDLVTHQRTHTGEKTYSCPKCEKCFHNKSTCISHQRIHSEKRPFSCSECGKCFRHKNNLITHQRIHTGEKPFLCSECGKCFSTQSSLIYHQANHTGKKKFTCLECGTSFLHKSKLVLHQRSHSGDKPYSCSECGKCFAYESSLATHKRNHTGEKPFICSQCGKSFINKYKLNAHQAIHTGEKPFLCSECGKCFSIKSSLISHQRYHTGKKKHTCLECGISFHKKSSLVRHQRIHTGEKPYSCPECGKCFAHNSSLLDHKRSHTGEKPFLCSQCGKCFGHKSSLVTHKRSHTGEKPFSCSQCGKRFSVKGNLVAHQKSHKGVKLLSEYEKHSIISNIVQQGVKTNKPFSCSECGKHYSTKSYFVKHQKSHSMEKPFS is encoded by the exons aaggtgtcaggatatcactgtctatttctccatggaggagtgggagtatttaaaaggacacaaagatctgtacaaggacgtcatgatggaggttccccagtccctcacatcaccag ttctatccagtaagaggacaacaccagagagatgtccccgtcctcttcttccacaggactgtaaacaagaagatcccaatgttcctcaggatcatcag ATTTTTAGCAACAGCTTTCTATGTTTGTTTGAGCCACTGCGAACTACATTGACAGCGGAGAGGGCGAggctattacacctcaccctagagatcctctcccAGCTTACTGGAAAG gattacacagtagtgaagaagacctctagtgagcgctgtcaggcccctgtgtctgagggatggggaagaaccctgagcccaatcactgaGCCTCCACCTCACCTCCTGATACATGAGGCCATCAATGACCAGAAAATCTTAGAACTCATGTacgagatgattgagctgctgactggagag gttcctataaggtgtgagGATGTCACCGTCTACTTCTCCATGGAGGaatgggagtatttagaagaacacaaagatctgtacaaggacgtcatgatggaggttctccagatcctcacatcaccag ttctatacagtaagaggacaacaccagagagatgtccccatcctcttcttcctcaggactgtaaacaagaaaatcccgaTGTTCCCCAGAATTATCAG GATGAAGATCTGACCCATCTTAATGTTATAGAGACTTGTGTTATTGGTGATGAGTGTTGTAAAGAGGAGAttactacatatgactacccag ATGACTGTTACAGGAAGTCAAAAGGACATCAGATGTCTTCAGATTTCAAATCAGAAGTTGCCAATCTAAAACAACATACATATAAAGAGCATGGTGTTATTCCAGATGTACCCTCAACTCTTCACTGCAAAGATATATTGTCTGAACATTTTAAACCGGTCCTTTATGTTAAGGAAGCAAAAGCTTACAATAGGGCTGATAATCCTCAAAGTGCCTACATTGGAACAaaaccatattcatgtttagaatgcGGGAAAAGTTTTAATCGGAAATCATATCTTCttagacatcaaagaattcacacaggggagaagccatattcatgcccAAAATGTGAGAAACATTTTCATTATAAATCATCTATTATAAGGCATCAgctaattcacacaggggagaaaccattttcatgttcagaacgtGAGAAATGTTGTAACTCTATTGCAAATCTTTTTAAGCATGAAAGAATTCATTCAAGGctcaagcctttttcatgttcagaatgtgataaATGTTTTAATGATAAATtagatcttgttacacatcagagaactcacacaggggaaaaaacATATTCGTGCCCAAAATGTGAGAAATGCTTTCATAATAAGTCAACTTGTATAAGTCATCAGAGAATTCACTCAGAGAaaaggccattttcatgttcagaatgtggaaaatgttttagacaCAAAAATAACCTCatcacacatcagagaattcacacaggtgaaaagccatttttatgttcagaatgtggaaaatgttttagcacTCAATCTTCTCTTATTTATCATCAAGCAAATCACACAGGAAAAAAGAAATTTACTTGCTTAGAATGTGGAACTTCTTTTCTCCACAAATCAAAACTTGTTCTACATCAGAGAAGTCATTCAGGGGataaaccatattcatgttcagaatgtgggaaatgttttgcatatGAATCAAGTCTTGCTACACAtaagagaaatcacacaggggagaaaccatttataTGTTCACAATGTGGTAAGTCTTTTATAAACAAATATAAACTCAATGCTCATCAGGCAATTCACACTGGTGAAAAGccgtttttatgttcagaatgtgggaaatgttttagcattAAATCCTCTCTCATTTCTCATCAGAGATATCACACAGGGAAAAAGAAACATACCTGTTTAGAATGTGGTATTTCATTTCACAAGAAATCGtcacttgttagacatcagagaatccacacaggggagaagccatattcatgtccagaatgtggtaaatgttttgcaCATAACTCAAGTCTTCTTGACCataagagaagtcacacaggggagaagccatttttatgttcacaatgtggtaaatgttttggacataaatcaagtcttgttacacataagaggagtcacacaggggagaagccattttcatgttcacaatgtggaaaACGTTTCAGTGTTAAAGGAAATCTTGTTGCACATCAGAAAAGTCACAAAGGGGTCAAGTTACTTTCAGAATATGAGAAACACAGCATTATTTCAAATATCGTGCAACAGGGAGTTAAAACaaataagccattttcatgttcagaatgtgggaaacattataGCACTAAATCCTATTTTGTTAAACATCAGAAATCCCACTCtatggagaagccattttcataa